A single region of the Mycobacterium lentiflavum genome encodes:
- a CDS encoding TetR/AcrR family transcriptional regulator, with amino-acid sequence MTSQSHDGRADATRRQILRAASHQFARRAYHDVGLDDILAEAELTKGAMYFHFKSKHALAVAIIEMQTAAGASAVQEVLKRGLSGLETLIDFSYLIAVGDIKTDAVRAGLNLVESVGRTRGLQAKLLDDWVKSLAAVVQQAIAEGDVDQRCDPEDVGRLLVSLHMGLRQTSSLDEPERFLLDLEKCWTFILTGVLQPDRFEYFGQFLRRRAMLAINSSSADEESPE; translated from the coding sequence ATGACTTCCCAGTCCCACGATGGCCGCGCGGATGCGACGCGGCGGCAGATTTTGAGAGCCGCCTCTCACCAGTTCGCGCGCCGCGCCTACCACGACGTCGGGCTCGACGACATCCTCGCCGAGGCTGAACTGACCAAGGGCGCCATGTACTTCCACTTCAAGTCGAAGCACGCCTTGGCCGTCGCGATCATCGAAATGCAGACCGCCGCGGGTGCCAGCGCTGTACAAGAAGTATTGAAGCGGGGGCTGTCGGGCCTCGAGACCCTTATCGACTTCTCGTACCTGATCGCCGTTGGAGACATCAAGACCGATGCCGTGCGTGCGGGTCTCAACCTCGTCGAGTCGGTGGGCCGGACGCGGGGTCTGCAGGCGAAGTTATTGGACGACTGGGTCAAATCCTTGGCCGCCGTCGTCCAGCAAGCAATCGCCGAAGGCGACGTCGATCAGCGGTGTGATCCAGAGGATGTGGGGCGCCTGTTGGTGTCCCTGCACATGGGACTGCGACAAACCAGCTCGCTGGATGAACCCGAACGGTTCCTGCTCGACCTGGAAAAGTGTTGGACCTTTATCCTGACGGGCGTTCTGCAGCCGGACCGTTTCGAATACTTCGGTCAATTCCTCAGGCGGCGTGCGATGCTCGCAATCAACTCCAGTTCTGCTGACGAAGAGTCGCCGGAGTAG
- a CDS encoding resuscitation-promoting factor, protein MTVLRRLHQTPSPLLRLVVAGLLLVLAFAGGFAVSVSKTVTLTVDGIAMRVTTMKSKVIDIVEENGYVVDQRDDLYPAADVQIHNADKITLRRSRPLQISLDGSETKQVWTTASTVDEALAQLAMTDTAPAAASRASRVPLAGMALPVVSAKSVQINDGGNVRMVHLPAPNVAGLLSAAGAPLQDSDQVVPAATAPIVDGMQIQVTRNRIEKVTERVPLAPNARKVEDPDMNMSRQVVEDPGSPGTQDVTYAVATVNGVETGRLPIANIVIAPARDSVVRVGTKPGTELPPVTDGSIWDAIAGCEAGGNWAINTGNGYYGGVQFDQSTWERNGGLRFAPRADLASREEQITVAEVTRERQGWGAWPVCSGRAGAR, encoded by the coding sequence TTGACTGTACTGAGAAGGCTTCATCAGACCCCATCGCCGCTGTTGCGGCTCGTCGTAGCGGGGCTGCTTCTAGTACTCGCATTCGCCGGCGGTTTCGCGGTCTCGGTATCCAAGACGGTGACGTTGACCGTCGACGGCATCGCGATGCGGGTGACGACGATGAAGTCGAAAGTGATCGACATCGTCGAAGAGAACGGCTATGTCGTCGACCAGCGTGACGACCTGTACCCCGCCGCCGACGTGCAGATTCACAACGCGGACAAGATCACCCTGCGCCGCAGCCGGCCACTGCAGATCTCGTTGGACGGCAGCGAAACCAAGCAGGTGTGGACGACGGCCTCCACCGTCGACGAGGCGCTGGCCCAGCTGGCGATGACCGACACCGCCCCGGCAGCCGCCTCGCGCGCCAGCCGGGTTCCGCTGGCCGGCATGGCCCTGCCGGTGGTCAGTGCGAAGAGCGTCCAGATCAACGACGGCGGCAACGTCCGCATGGTGCACCTGCCGGCGCCCAACGTCGCGGGATTGCTGAGTGCCGCGGGCGCGCCGCTGCAAGACAGCGACCAGGTGGTGCCCGCCGCGACGGCGCCGATCGTCGATGGCATGCAGATCCAGGTGACGCGTAACCGCATCGAGAAGGTCACCGAGCGGGTCCCGTTGGCGCCCAACGCACGCAAGGTCGAAGACCCCGACATGAACATGAGCCGCCAGGTTGTCGAGGACCCGGGTAGCCCGGGCACCCAAGACGTGACCTACGCGGTGGCCACGGTCAACGGCGTCGAGACCGGCCGGCTGCCGATCGCCAACATCGTGATCGCGCCGGCCCGCGACTCGGTGGTGCGGGTGGGCACCAAGCCCGGCACCGAGCTGCCGCCGGTGACCGATGGGTCCATCTGGGATGCCATCGCCGGCTGCGAGGCCGGCGGAAACTGGGCGATCAACACCGGCAACGGCTATTACGGCGGCGTGCAGTTCGATCAAAGCACCTGGGAGCGCAACGGCGGGTTGCGGTTTGCCCCACGGGCTGACCTCGCCAGCCGCGAGGAGCAGATCACGGTCGCCGAGGTGACCAGGGAGCGCCAGGGCTGGGGCGCCTGGCCGGTGTGCAGCGGAAGAGCTGGTGCGCGCTGA
- a CDS encoding TatD family hydrolase — protein sequence MRVSSSRPGKREAPPAPEPLAPLIDAHTHLDACGARDADGVVAIVDRAAAVGVGAVVTIADDLDSARWAARAAYWDPRVYAAVALHPTRADALDDAVRAEIERLVADPRVVAVGETGIDLYWPGRLDGCAAPDVQRDAFAWHIDLAKRCGKPLMIHNRDADAAVLDVLDAEGAPDTVIFHCFSSDSTMARRCADAGWFVSLSGTVSFRNARALREAVPLVPAEQLLVETDAPFLTPHPYRGAPNEPYCLPYTVRAIAELVDRPAEELARITTSNTARVYGLGESGG from the coding sequence GTGCGCGTGAGCTCCAGCCGACCTGGTAAACGAGAAGCGCCGCCCGCGCCGGAGCCGCTGGCGCCCCTGATCGATGCGCACACCCACCTCGACGCATGCGGCGCCCGCGACGCCGACGGCGTGGTGGCCATCGTCGACCGTGCCGCCGCGGTGGGCGTGGGCGCCGTCGTGACGATCGCCGACGATCTGGATTCGGCACGCTGGGCGGCCCGGGCGGCCTACTGGGACCCGCGCGTGTACGCCGCGGTGGCGTTACACCCGACGCGCGCCGACGCCCTCGATGACGCGGTGCGCGCCGAGATCGAGCGGCTGGTGGCCGATCCCCGGGTGGTGGCCGTGGGGGAGACCGGGATCGATCTCTACTGGCCCGGTCGGCTGGACGGCTGCGCCGCGCCCGATGTGCAGCGGGACGCCTTCGCGTGGCATATCGACCTGGCCAAGCGGTGCGGCAAGCCGCTGATGATTCACAACCGGGACGCCGACGCCGCGGTGCTCGACGTGCTGGACGCCGAGGGCGCGCCCGACACCGTGATCTTCCACTGCTTTTCGTCCGACAGCACCATGGCCCGTCGCTGCGCCGACGCCGGGTGGTTTGTCAGCCTGTCCGGGACGGTGAGCTTCCGTAATGCGCGCGCGCTGCGCGAGGCCGTGCCGCTGGTACCGGCCGAACAGCTGCTGGTGGAGACCGATGCGCCGTTTTTGACACCACATCCTTACCGCGGTGCACCCAACGAGCCGTATTGCCTTCCCTATACTGTTCGTGCGATCGCGGAGCTGGTCGATCGCCCGGCGGAGGAACTAGCCCGAATCACCACGAGCAATACCGCGCGGGTCTACGGACTCGGCGAATCGGGCGGGTGA
- a CDS encoding TetR/AcrR family transcriptional regulator, translating to MAREVRSEATRRKILAAAIEVFGEVGYAAAGWSAIIERTGMTKGALYHHFDSKEALASAIIEEGSAKLLSAFRDVCGSSSPGLENLLHGTFTIVKVLSTDEIASAAEDLIRTLGGFNTAAGSFCTDMIELMATEARRAIAEGDLRKDADATVIGESIIGAVLGMRLLSNAVFGHDSEKSAGDGVERLAKIWELLLPGIVSEPSQPYFRQFLAREKMRHARAETTAVQDETS from the coding sequence ATGGCGCGCGAGGTTCGGTCTGAAGCGACTCGGCGAAAGATTCTCGCAGCCGCAATCGAAGTGTTCGGCGAGGTCGGGTATGCGGCCGCCGGGTGGAGCGCGATCATCGAGCGCACGGGAATGACCAAGGGCGCCCTCTACCATCATTTTGATTCCAAAGAAGCGTTGGCGTCAGCCATCATTGAGGAAGGCTCCGCCAAGCTGCTCAGCGCTTTCCGCGATGTGTGCGGGTCGTCATCACCGGGTCTCGAGAACTTACTGCACGGCACCTTCACGATCGTCAAAGTGCTGAGCACCGACGAAATCGCCAGTGCCGCTGAAGATTTGATCCGCACCCTGGGTGGCTTCAACACCGCTGCCGGGTCTTTCTGTACGGACATGATCGAGCTGATGGCTACCGAGGCGCGGCGGGCAATCGCTGAAGGAGATCTGCGCAAAGACGCCGACGCAACAGTAATCGGTGAGTCGATCATCGGCGCTGTCTTGGGAATGCGATTGCTGTCCAACGCGGTATTCGGGCACGACAGCGAGAAGAGCGCTGGGGACGGCGTCGAGCGCCTGGCTAAGATTTGGGAGCTGCTCCTGCCGGGGATCGTCTCGGAACCGTCGCAGCCTTACTTCCGGCAATTTCTTGCTCGCGAAAAAATGCGTCATGCCCGGGCCGAAACGACCGCGGTGCAAGACGAAACCAGCTAG
- the metG gene encoding methionine--tRNA ligase — translation MRPYYVTTAIAYPNGAPHVGHAYEYIATDAIARFKRLDGFDVRFLTGTDEHGQKVAETAAAAGIPTAELARRNSDVFQRMQEALNISFDRFIRTTDADHHEASKEIWRRMQAAGDIYLATYSGWYSVRDERYFSDSETEVVDGTRIATETGAPVTWSEKEQTFFFRLSAYADKLLAHYEAHPDFIGPEVRRNEVVSFVSGGLTDFSISRTTFDWGVQVPEQPDHVMYVWVDALTNYLTGAGFPDTDSELFRRYWPADLHMIGKDIIRFHAVYWPAFLMSAGIELPRRVYAHGFLHNRGEKMSKSVGNTIDPVALAEAFGVDQLRYFLLREVPFGQDGSYSEEAIINRINTDLANELGNLAQRSLSMIAKNLDGVMPEPGEFTAADSSLLATADALLERVRAHFDEQAMHLALEAIWLMLGEANRYFSAEQPWVLRKSESAADQVRFRTVLYTTCEAVRIAALLVAPVMPESAGKLLDLLGQAHDQRTFAAVAARLTPGSVLPAPAGVFPRYQPASENENE, via the coding sequence ATGAGGCCCTATTACGTCACTACTGCGATCGCGTATCCGAACGGCGCGCCGCACGTGGGTCATGCCTACGAATACATCGCGACCGACGCGATCGCCCGCTTCAAGCGGCTCGACGGGTTCGACGTGCGCTTCCTGACCGGGACCGACGAGCACGGCCAGAAAGTCGCCGAGACCGCGGCCGCCGCGGGGATTCCAACCGCCGAGCTGGCTCGGCGCAATTCCGATGTGTTCCAACGCATGCAGGAAGCGCTGAACATTTCGTTCGACCGCTTCATTCGCACCACCGACGCCGACCATCACGAGGCGTCCAAAGAGATCTGGCGGCGCATGCAGGCGGCCGGAGACATCTATCTGGCTACCTATTCCGGGTGGTACTCGGTGCGCGACGAGCGCTACTTCAGCGACTCCGAGACCGAGGTGGTCGACGGCACCCGCATCGCGACCGAGACCGGCGCGCCGGTGACCTGGAGCGAGAAGGAGCAGACGTTCTTCTTCCGGCTCTCGGCGTACGCCGACAAGCTGCTGGCCCACTACGAGGCCCACCCCGACTTCATCGGACCCGAGGTGCGGCGCAACGAGGTCGTCAGCTTCGTCTCGGGCGGGCTGACCGATTTCTCGATCTCGCGAACCACCTTCGACTGGGGCGTGCAGGTTCCCGAGCAGCCCGACCACGTCATGTACGTCTGGGTCGACGCGCTGACCAACTACCTGACCGGCGCCGGATTCCCCGACACCGATTCGGAGTTGTTCCGCCGCTACTGGCCCGCCGATCTGCACATGATCGGCAAGGACATCATCCGGTTCCACGCGGTCTACTGGCCGGCGTTTTTGATGTCGGCCGGCATCGAGCTGCCGAGAAGGGTTTACGCGCACGGGTTCTTGCACAACCGCGGCGAGAAGATGAGCAAGTCGGTGGGCAACACCATCGACCCGGTGGCGTTGGCCGAGGCGTTCGGCGTGGACCAGTTGCGCTACTTCCTGCTGCGCGAGGTGCCGTTCGGCCAGGACGGCAGCTACAGCGAAGAGGCCATCATCAACCGGATCAACACCGATCTGGCCAACGAGTTGGGGAACCTGGCGCAGCGGTCGTTGTCGATGATCGCCAAGAACCTCGACGGGGTGATGCCCGAACCCGGCGAGTTCACCGCCGCCGACTCCAGCCTGCTCGCGACGGCCGACGCGTTGCTGGAGCGGGTGCGCGCGCATTTCGACGAGCAGGCCATGCATTTGGCGCTCGAGGCGATCTGGCTGATGCTGGGCGAGGCGAACCGATACTTTTCGGCCGAGCAGCCGTGGGTGTTGCGCAAGAGCGAATCCGCGGCGGACCAGGTGCGCTTTCGGACCGTGCTCTACACGACCTGCGAGGCGGTCCGCATCGCGGCTCTGCTGGTTGCGCCGGTGATGCCGGAGTCGGCCGGAAAGCTGCTGGACCTGCTCGGGCAGGCCCACGACCAGCGAACGTTTGCCGCGGTCGCTGCGCGGCTAACCCCGGGCTCGGTGCTGCCGGCGCCTGCCGGTGTGTTTCCCCGGTACCAGCCGGCTTCCGAAAACGAGAACGAATAA
- a CDS encoding 4-(cytidine 5'-diphospho)-2-C-methyl-D-erythritol kinase: protein MSDGSTAAQWVPTGSVTVRVPGKVNLYLAVGDRRDDGYHELTTVFHAVSLLDELTVRNADVLSLELVGEGADQLPTDERNLAWQAAELMAEHVGRAPDVSIMIDKSIPVAGGMAGGSADAAAVLVAMNSLWELNVPRRDLRMLAAQLGSDVPFALHGGTALGTGRGEELATVLSRNTFHWVLAFAHGELLTRKVFGELDRLRETADTPRLAEPGPVLAALAAGDPEQLAPLLGNELQAAAVSLNPALRRTLRAGAEAGALAGVVSGSGPTCAFLCTSAASAVDVGTHLSGAGVCRTVRVASGPVPGARVVPTPMTDD, encoded by the coding sequence ATGTCTGACGGCAGCACCGCCGCGCAGTGGGTGCCAACCGGGTCCGTCACCGTCCGCGTGCCCGGAAAGGTCAACCTGTACCTCGCCGTCGGCGATCGGCGCGATGACGGGTATCACGAGCTGACGACCGTGTTTCACGCCGTGTCGCTGCTCGACGAGCTGACCGTGCGCAATGCCGACGTCTTGTCGCTCGAGCTGGTCGGCGAGGGTGCCGACCAGCTGCCCACCGACGAACGCAACCTGGCCTGGCAGGCGGCCGAGCTGATGGCCGAGCACGTCGGCCGCGCGCCCGACGTCTCGATCATGATCGACAAATCCATCCCGGTGGCCGGCGGTATGGCGGGCGGCAGCGCCGACGCCGCGGCGGTGTTGGTCGCGATGAACTCGCTGTGGGAGCTCAATGTGCCGCGCCGCGATCTGCGCATGCTGGCCGCTCAGCTGGGCAGCGACGTGCCGTTCGCCCTGCACGGCGGCACCGCGCTGGGCACCGGGCGGGGTGAGGAGCTGGCCACGGTGCTGTCCCGCAACACCTTCCACTGGGTGCTGGCCTTCGCCCACGGCGAGCTGCTCACGCGAAAGGTGTTCGGCGAGCTCGACCGGCTCCGGGAAACCGCGGACACGCCGCGGCTCGCCGAGCCCGGGCCAGTGCTGGCCGCGTTGGCCGCCGGCGATCCCGAGCAGCTGGCGCCGCTGCTGGGCAATGAATTGCAGGCGGCCGCGGTCAGCCTGAATCCCGCGCTGCGGCGTACGCTGCGCGCCGGTGCGGAGGCGGGGGCGCTGGCCGGCGTCGTGTCCGGCTCGGGCCCGACGTGCGCGTTTCTGTGCACGTCAGCGGCCTCGGCGGTGGACGTCGGCACGCACCTGTCCGGTGCCGGTGTGTGCCGCACGGTGCGCGTCGCCAGCGGTCCGGTGCCGGGCGCGCGCGTGGTCCCGACGCCGATGACCGACGACTGA
- the pth gene encoding aminoacyl-tRNA hydrolase, with product MADPLLVVGLGNPGDNYARTRHNLGFMVADLLAARLGSKFKVHKRSGAEVVSGRLAGHSVLLAKPRCYMNESGRQVGPLAKFYSVAPADIIVVHDELDLDFGRIRLKLGGGEGGHNGLRSVASALGTKDFQRVRIGIGRPPGRKDPAAFVLENFTAGERPEVPTICEQAADATELLIELGLEPAQNRVHAW from the coding sequence GTGGCCGATCCTCTTTTGGTGGTCGGCCTGGGCAATCCCGGAGACAACTACGCCCGCACCCGGCACAACCTCGGGTTCATGGTTGCCGACCTACTCGCCGCGCGACTGGGCTCAAAATTCAAGGTGCACAAGCGCTCCGGCGCCGAAGTGGTCAGCGGCCGGCTCGCCGGGCACTCGGTGCTGCTGGCCAAGCCGCGCTGCTACATGAACGAGTCCGGCCGCCAGGTCGGCCCGCTGGCCAAGTTCTACTCCGTGGCGCCGGCCGACATCATCGTCGTCCACGACGAACTTGACCTCGACTTCGGTCGCATCCGGCTCAAGCTCGGCGGCGGCGAAGGCGGCCACAACGGGCTGCGTTCGGTGGCCTCGGCACTGGGCACCAAGGACTTTCAGCGGGTGCGCATCGGGATCGGTCGTCCGCCCGGACGCAAGGACCCGGCGGCGTTCGTGCTGGAGAATTTCACCGCCGGCGAGCGGCCCGAAGTCCCGACGATCTGCGAGCAGGCCGCCGACGCCACCGAGCTGCTGATCGAACTGGGGTTGGAGCCCGCGCAGAACCGCGTGCACGCCTGGTAA
- the rsmA gene encoding 16S rRNA (adenine(1518)-N(6)/adenine(1519)-N(6))-dimethyltransferase RsmA codes for MAGVQRKSWCALTIQLLGRTDIRRLAKELEFRPRKSLGQNFVHDANTVRRIVSTSGIGRADHVLEVGPGLGSLTLALLDRGATVTAIEIDPVLAERLPQTVGQHSHSEIQRLTVLNRDVLNLRRDELAPRPTGPTALVANLPYNVAVPALLHLLAEFPSLQTVTVMVQAEVAERLAAEPGGKEYGVPSVKARFFGRVRRCGMVSPTVFWPVPRVYSGLVRIDRYDSAPWPTDDAFRRQVFELVDIAFAQRRKTSRNAFSEWAGSGNESANRLLAASIDPARRGETLSIDDFVRLLRRSGDPAQPQASGS; via the coding sequence CTGGCCGGTGTGCAGCGGAAGAGCTGGTGCGCGCTGACGATCCAGCTGCTCGGACGAACGGATATCAGGCGGCTGGCCAAAGAACTTGAGTTTCGGCCACGAAAATCGTTGGGCCAGAACTTTGTCCACGATGCGAACACGGTCCGGCGAATAGTTTCGACCTCCGGAATCGGCCGCGCCGACCACGTCCTGGAGGTCGGCCCGGGTCTCGGCTCGCTCACACTGGCGCTGCTCGACCGCGGCGCCACCGTCACCGCCATCGAAATCGACCCGGTACTCGCCGAGCGGTTGCCGCAGACCGTCGGCCAGCACTCACACAGCGAGATCCAGCGGCTGACGGTGCTCAACCGCGACGTGTTGAACCTGCGGCGCGACGAGCTGGCCCCAAGGCCGACAGGCCCAACAGCCTTAGTCGCGAATCTGCCCTACAACGTCGCGGTCCCGGCGTTGCTGCATCTGCTTGCCGAATTTCCGTCCCTGCAGACCGTCACCGTGATGGTGCAAGCCGAGGTCGCCGAGCGCCTGGCCGCCGAGCCGGGCGGCAAGGAGTACGGCGTGCCCAGCGTCAAGGCGCGCTTCTTCGGGCGGGTTCGCCGGTGCGGCATGGTGTCGCCGACCGTGTTTTGGCCGGTGCCCCGCGTCTACTCCGGGCTGGTCCGCATCGACCGGTACGACAGCGCGCCGTGGCCCACCGACGACGCCTTCCGGCGCCAGGTATTCGAGCTGGTCGACATCGCCTTCGCGCAACGCCGCAAGACGTCTCGCAACGCGTTCTCGGAGTGGGCGGGCTCGGGCAATGAATCGGCAAATCGCTTGCTGGCGGCCAGCATTGATCCCGCTCGCCGCGGCGAGACTCTGTCCATCGACGACTTCGTCCGGCTGCTGCGCCGGTCCGGCGACCCCGCGCAACCGCAGGCTTCCGGCAGCTGA
- a CDS encoding fatty acyl-AMP ligase has product MSRFTEKMFHNARVSTKGMVTGEPHEPVRHTWGEVHERARRIAGGLAAAGIGLGDAVGVLAGYPVEIAPTAQGLWMRGASLTMLHQPTPRTDLAVWAEDTMNVIGMIEAQVVIVSEPFLVAIPVLEEKGIRVLTVTDLLASEPIDPVEVGEDDLALMQLTSGSTGSPKAVQITHRNIYSNAEAMFIGAQYDIDKDVMVSWLPCFHDMGMVGFLTIPMYFGAELVKVTPMDFLRDALLWAKLIDKYRGTMTAAPNFAYALLAKRLRRQAKAGDFDLSTLRFALSGAEPVEPADVEDLLDAGKPFGLRADAILPAYGMAETTLAVSFSPCGAGLVVDEVDADLLAALRRAVPASKGNTRRLATLGPLLKDLEARIIDEQGNVMAPRGVGVIELRGESLTPGYLTMGGFISAQDEHGWYDTGDLGYITEEGHIVVCGRVKDVIIMAGRNIYPTDIERAACRVDGVRPGCAVAVRLDAGHSRETFAVAVESNAFQDPAEVRRMEHEVAREVLKEVDMRPRNVVVLGPGTIPKTPSGKLRRSTSVTLVTG; this is encoded by the coding sequence GTGAGCAGGTTTACCGAGAAGATGTTCCACAACGCGCGCGTCTCGACGAAGGGCATGGTCACCGGTGAACCCCACGAGCCTGTTCGCCACACCTGGGGCGAGGTCCACGAGCGCGCGCGTCGTATCGCGGGCGGCCTGGCCGCCGCGGGCATCGGACTCGGTGACGCCGTCGGCGTGCTCGCCGGCTACCCGGTAGAGATCGCCCCCACCGCGCAGGGCTTGTGGATGCGCGGCGCCAGCCTGACCATGCTCCACCAGCCCACCCCGCGCACGGATCTGGCCGTGTGGGCCGAGGACACGATGAACGTCATCGGCATGATCGAGGCGCAGGTCGTCATCGTCTCAGAGCCCTTCCTCGTCGCGATTCCGGTGCTGGAGGAGAAGGGCATCAGGGTCCTCACCGTCACCGACCTGCTGGCGTCGGAGCCGATCGACCCCGTCGAGGTGGGCGAGGACGACCTGGCGCTGATGCAGCTGACGTCGGGTTCGACCGGCTCGCCGAAGGCCGTCCAGATCACCCACCGCAACATCTACTCCAATGCCGAGGCGATGTTCATCGGCGCGCAGTACGACATCGACAAAGACGTGATGGTCAGCTGGCTGCCCTGTTTCCACGACATGGGCATGGTCGGCTTCCTCACCATTCCGATGTACTTCGGCGCGGAGCTGGTCAAGGTCACGCCGATGGACTTCCTGCGCGACGCGCTGCTGTGGGCCAAGCTGATCGACAAGTACCGGGGCACCATGACCGCGGCGCCCAACTTCGCCTACGCGCTGTTGGCCAAGCGGCTGCGCCGCCAGGCCAAAGCCGGCGACTTCGACCTGTCGACCCTGCGCTTCGCGCTGTCCGGCGCCGAGCCCGTCGAGCCGGCCGACGTCGAGGACCTGCTGGACGCGGGTAAGCCGTTCGGCCTTCGGGCCGACGCGATCCTGCCCGCCTACGGGATGGCCGAGACCACCCTGGCGGTGTCGTTCTCACCGTGCGGCGCCGGCCTGGTGGTCGACGAGGTGGACGCCGACCTGCTGGCCGCCCTGCGCCGGGCCGTACCCGCGTCCAAGGGCAACACCCGCCGGCTGGCCACCCTCGGTCCGCTGCTGAAGGACCTCGAGGCGCGCATCATCGACGAGCAGGGCAACGTGATGGCCCCGCGCGGCGTCGGCGTGATCGAGCTGCGCGGCGAGTCGCTGACCCCGGGCTACCTGACCATGGGCGGCTTCATCTCCGCGCAGGACGAGCACGGCTGGTACGACACCGGTGACCTCGGCTACATCACCGAAGAAGGCCACATCGTGGTCTGCGGCCGCGTCAAGGACGTCATCATCATGGCCGGCCGCAACATCTACCCGACCGACATCGAGCGGGCCGCCTGCCGCGTCGACGGCGTCCGCCCGGGCTGTGCCGTGGCGGTCCGCCTGGACGCCGGCCACTCGCGCGAGACGTTCGCCGTCGCGGTCGAGTCCAACGCGTTCCAGGATCCGGCCGAAGTGCGCCGGATGGAACACGAGGTCGCCCGCGAGGTGCTCAAAGAGGTCGACATGCGGCCCCGCAACGTCGTGGTGCTCGGTCCGGGCACCATCCCGAAGACGCCGTCGGGCAAGCTGCGCCGATCCACCTCCGTCACTCTGGTCACTGGGTAG
- a CDS encoding PAS domain S-box protein: protein MTTLKQLPALVVLERIPVPVLAVGDDGAILFTNTAFAEMVGYESEEVLALRFGEVFHRAPDSESSLLSVVHALANEVVELAHKDGSVVRALMSKSVGMRADDRFALATFQDLTEQLWDDEH from the coding sequence ATGACCACCTTGAAGCAGCTGCCTGCCCTGGTGGTGCTGGAGCGGATTCCGGTCCCGGTGCTGGCGGTCGGCGACGACGGCGCGATCTTGTTCACCAACACCGCATTCGCCGAAATGGTGGGCTACGAATCCGAAGAGGTGCTGGCGCTGCGCTTCGGCGAGGTTTTCCACCGGGCTCCTGACTCGGAATCCTCGCTGCTGTCGGTCGTCCATGCCCTGGCGAACGAGGTCGTCGAATTGGCACATAAGGACGGCTCGGTCGTGCGCGCGCTAATGAGCAAGTCGGTGGGAATGCGCGCCGACGATCGATTCGCCCTGGCGACCTTCCAGGACCTGACCGAGCAGCTGTGGGACGACGAGCACTAA
- a CDS encoding 50S ribosomal protein L25/general stress protein Ctc, producing the protein MAKKSAVNQITATVRAETGKGASRRARRDGKIPAVLYGHGADPQHLELPGREFAAVLRHSGTNAVLTLDIAGKEQFALTKVLDIHPIRRSIQHADLLVVRRGEKVTVEVTVVIEGEAGPDTLVTQETNTIEIEAEALSIPEQLTVSVEDAPPGTQFTAGQIALPSGVTLVSDPDMLVVNVVNAPTAADLEEEGAGETGEAAGATEEEAGEAEASDEESE; encoded by the coding sequence ATGGCTAAAAAGTCGGCAGTCAACCAAATCACCGCCACGGTGCGAGCCGAGACCGGCAAGGGCGCCTCCCGGCGGGCGCGCCGCGACGGCAAGATTCCCGCCGTCCTGTACGGCCACGGCGCCGACCCGCAGCACCTCGAGTTGCCCGGGCGCGAGTTCGCGGCCGTGCTGCGCCACTCCGGCACCAACGCGGTGCTGACCCTGGACATCGCCGGTAAGGAGCAGTTCGCGCTGACCAAGGTGCTCGATATCCACCCGATTCGCCGCAGCATTCAGCACGCCGACCTGCTGGTCGTGCGTCGCGGCGAGAAGGTGACCGTCGAGGTCACCGTCGTGATCGAGGGCGAGGCCGGACCCGACACCCTGGTCACCCAGGAGACCAACACCATCGAGATCGAGGCCGAGGCCCTGTCGATTCCCGAGCAGCTGACGGTGTCGGTCGAAGACGCCCCGCCCGGCACCCAGTTCACCGCCGGCCAGATCGCGCTGCCGTCGGGCGTCACCCTGGTCTCCGACCCGGACATGCTGGTGGTCAACGTCGTGAACGCGCCGACCGCCGCCGACCTCGAGGAAGAGGGCGCGGGCGAGACCGGCGAGGCCGCCGGGGCCACCGAGGAAGAGGCGGGCGAGGCCGAGGCCTCCGACGAAGAGTCCGAGTAG